The Magnolia sinica isolate HGM2019 chromosome 3, MsV1, whole genome shotgun sequence genome includes the window cccactgtactgtttatttgagatacaatacgttgattaggtcatacaggcccagattaagggaaaaaacaaaaatcagcttgatccaaaacttttatggcccccaaaatatttttaatggtcgacgctcattcaacgctctttcctgtaatgtggtccacttgagatagggatatacctcattttttgtctcatcctataaaattatctttaaaaatagatggaaggcatggatgaaacaaatacatcatggtggggctcacggagcaccgaccatcagccattggctggtgtcagggggagtagccaatctgtttcctccCTTCTGTCCGCAACCGTCAAAGAATATCCTTTCATCATATGCCCCTCGTCTTCATTGTTTTCCCCCAGTCATATCCATAGATAAAACCGCCTGCCATTTTGTTCGACCTCATTTCCCGCCAAAATCCTAATTATAAAAACAGCCCACGTAGCAAGATAACTTCGCATCACACGTTCAAAGCaaaggcaaagaaaaagaaaggtagCCAAAATGTCATCCACACCGAACCTAGCCGTGCTCTCCGCACTCGACGAGGCCCGAACCCAATTGTACCATGTCACTACCATCGTCATCGCTGGCATGGGCTTCTTCACCGACGCTTACGATCTCTTCTGTATCTCCACCATCTCTAAGCTACTCGGCCGCCTCTACTACTACGAACCAGGCTCAGGGGCCCCCGGTAAGCTCCCAACACCCGTCAACAACTTCGTCGTGGGTGTCGCCCTCGTTGGGACGCTCACGGGTCAGCTCGTGTTCGGATGGCTCGGAGACAAACTCGGCCGAAAGAAGGTCTACGGCATCACCCTCATACTCATGGTCATCTGCGCCATATGTTCAGGTCTCTCGTTCGGTTCCAGTGCGAAATCAGTCATAGGCACTTTGTGCTTCTTCCGATTCTGGCTTGGATTCGGTATCGGCGGGGACTACCCCCTGTCGGCCACCATCATGTCCGAGTATGCCAACAAGAAGACCCGTGGTGCGTTCATCGCAGCCGTCTTCGCCATGCAAGGCGTTGGCATCATTGCCGCAGGCTTGGTGTCCTTGACTCTCTCTGCGTTATTCAAGTACTACTACCATGCCCCATCATTCCAAGACGACCATATCTTGTCGACGCAGCCGGAGGCCGACTTCATGTGGCGGATAGTCCTCATGCTCGGCGCAGTCCCAGCGCTGCTAACTTACTACTGGCGGATGAAGATGCCTGAGACGGGCCGCTACACCGCAATAATAGAGGGGAACGCAAAGCAGGCGGCGATTGACATGGGAAAGGTGTTGTCTATTGAGATCCAAAATGAACAAGAGAAGGTGGCCCAGTTCAGATCAGTGAACGAGTACTCATTACTCTCCAATGAGTTCTTTGCTCGCCATGGGTGGCACCTTATAGGTACAATGAGCACATGGTTCTTGCTAGACATAGCTTTCTATAGCCAGAACCTGACCCAGAAGGACATCTTCCCTGCAATCGGGCTAACCAAGCCCCCCAAAGAACTCAACGCCTTAGAGGAAGTGTTCTATACGTCTCGGGCCATGTTCGTGATTGCAATGTTCGGTACCTTCCCTGGGTACTGGTTCACCGTCTTCTTCATCGAGAAGATTGGACGATTCATAATCCAACTCATCGGATTCTTTATGATGTCACTGTTCATGCTAATCATGGGGATTAAGTACGACTATCTGAAGGAGGAGAACAAGAGGCTGTTCGCCGTTCTATATGGCCTCACCTTTTTCTTCGCCAACTTCGGACCCAACAGCACGACATTCGTGCTGCCGGCTGAGCTGTTCCCGACGCGGGTAAGGTCCACATGCCACGCCATGAGTGCCGCAGCCGGGAAGGCTGGGGCCATGGTTGGCGTGTTCGCGGTGCAAAGCTACACGTCAGTAGGGGGTACGGAAAGGATAAAGACTGCGATGATCGTGATGGCAATGACGAACATGCTCGGGTTCTTCTGCACGTTCTTGGTTACAGAGACGAAAGGACGGTCGTTGGAGGAGATCTCGGGTGAGGATGGTGGAGCCGCCAGGTACGTGGAAAAGGAGGCCGAGATGCAGGACCGTTGAAGGGGTTTGAGTCGGTTGCCCGATACGGGAACGGAGGTATCGGTGGTATTACCTTGATGGGAAAGGGTTTCGGCAAGTCTGGTACTTGTGCATGGCATAAATAAGTCGTTGGTGGGCAAAACCTATATTTATGTTCTGTTTAAGCGTTTATGTGGCCTGGTACGGAACGTCAGTTTCAGCCAACCTCAAATACTATGATACTCCGTCAGTTTattaggcacttagaaattattgagtggcacacgtggcatacaagttATTCGAAATAAACCGTCAGAATTATGTGTACTTGCTTTCATATATGAGGGACCACAAATTATCCTTCGCTGATTATCTAAATATTAGATtttttggacatttattggacaattcAAAAATGAAAATCATCCAACGGTCTTATTTGAAAAACAGCCGTCCCCGATTCCGAGGCCAAGGTTATTCAACCATTGTGAGTTTTAGACTGTGACTCATCCGTAATGCATTCCACGCTTTAGTATCTGGCGTATCAAGTGGTACGCAGACTAagcctatttgattttccattATACaggtaaataaataattattactttttcaactGGTTTGAAAATGTAAGGGTAATTTTTCTTCAAAAATGGATACAAAAGTGTTGACATAAATATCAGGATCCCACggtaatgtatatgttatatccgcaCAGTCCATCTATCTTATTAGAacattttaggcatgagctaaaaaataaagtagatccaacactcaaatggcccacacgaaaggtAACCGTGGCCTTAAatcatctaccattgaaagttgTTTCTTTCACTTGGCCGCATTGCAGTTTTTTCATCAtataacccattcataaggtcacgcatacatggataagggaaaactacaaatatcagcttgattcaaaacttttaagagccccaagaaatttttaatggtaggcattcgattcccactgcttcctatgatgtggtcccttgaactttgtatctacctcaattttttttcttatctcctAACTTTAGCTAGCataataaatgaacggtgtggataagtcagatacatcacaatggccccacattCATTTTGTAAATTTGTTGTGACATCATCAAAAAAATATGTGATAATTacttaggtaaataattattacccatttacatggtaattacggttgagctgaaaaatcattTATATTGTAATTACAGTTGAGCGAAAAATCAATCTAGCTTAAGTTATAATTGAAAAGGAGTGATGGATCCTTACctttgctccggtggtagactctcaggaattTCAACACCCGGTCCAGCGGAGCTTACCTACCCTCCCTGCAGCAATTGGTATAGTGAatcactccgtccatccagtGGCATCTACCGTAGATGATCTACAGTTCAAGATCACACTGATCTGATGATGAACCTATCTGTTTTACTCAATTCTTACCGCTGAATGATGATCGTTCATCCAATTTTCTTTTTATACACTTTGTTTGAAGTAAATGATTGGATGAGTAGGATCATCCTTTCaatgtgaattttgaattgttggccATCCATGAAATCGGCTATTAGATGGACAGTCCGATTTACAGTCCACACTTCCACCTCTACCGTGGAAGGTAGGTTGGTGGAAGCTTACAGGAGGATACGGCCCAACTCAATCATTTCAGAAGCGGATTAGCTGCTGTACCGCATTCCATTGATTTCGTTGGTGTACATACGGGGCGCGTGTAGAAGAGCTTGTAAGTCATTGAGGTTGTAACAGCATGAACGATAGAAAGAAGATCAAATTTTTCTGGCATGGGTAcaccattatgtatttattatgtctattcattcatttggcaagatcattttaaaacatgaattaaaaaaattaatcatattcaaaggtcaagtagaccacatcaccaATAGCAGTTGGTACAATGATTCCCATCATAATTGGTACGGCCCCACCATAGTTTTTAACTCTATCCAATCTATttttaaggtcacacaaacatgaatgaagattaaaaaaatacaaatacatattaattcaaaacttctgtatccctaagaaggtttcaatggtgtatgTTCAATCTCTCACTGCTCTATGCATTgtggttaggggtgtacattgagttgaacccagtcgagctagcctcagctcgacttggctcggccgctggttgacctcagctcgaactcggctcggctcggtcctcgaaccTGATTGGCCATCTCGGCTCGatttggtcagtagctcgggccaactCCGGCCGAGTTCACCAtttaggcattttcacaaacacttggactgcactttcaaaatccctttgtatgtgaaacagaagcaatggttttacaggtattttatcaaacacctactaagcaacataaaaatcaagaaaaaatgtttttatttcatgtacataccttccttgccaccagccacactttgttgagtcattttatcaaacacttgatgagtaacatcaatggcaaagtagtCGAGttactgaactggttcgattcgagctggattcaagCCGGATTCGatctgagccgagtcgagtcgagtcgagctggggcctactcaaattcggcttgaactcatttttgagcgcaaaaaatcagttcaactcaactcgaactcaacttcgaaccgagtcgaatcgagctttttcaagttgagttgaccgagctaaccgagctagctcagttcatgtacacccctaatcgtggttcacttgatctttagattcgTCTTATTTTCGGGCTCAACCCTTAATTcgatctctcaaaatggacaaatggtttggatataacacatatcatggtgtggcgacggaacttggtgatgtcaacacaccagcaaTATCACCACATTTCATATTTGTTGCAATGTAATTGGGTGACATCATAATATACTGCATTTAATGCAGATGTACTGACCGTGTGAGTGATTATATGGGTCAATCATAACGCAGCAAAATAGAAAtcactacatgaaaaatggaaaaaaaaatgacggatttcgaAACAGTTCTGGAccttctctaaaattgcttggtacgctttagagacggctgtaaatcgtccctaaaattttagacggctcttgaccgtccctaatattgtcttaaaatgttgaacgtctacaaatcatttaagacggtctttgaccgtcttattgcagtcatctgagacggtcaatgactgtttgcattagagacggtcttggaccgtcttatatgcggccatctgagacggtcattggccgtctgcattagagacggtcattggccgtcttttacttgtaatatgagactgttaaagaccgtctctattagataCAGTCCTTAGtcatcttatagccctgtcaaagaccgtctctattaaagactgtcaacaaccgtctctaatgctcaggtcaaaaattatgaatttcgaaaaaaaaaaatagttaagaagcttagaaaaataattaacaatgtttaagaaaattttaaattttgaaaaaaaaaatcgtgattttataaaaatcaagattttgaaaaaaaaattaaaaactttgaataatgttgataattttgaaaaaaaaaattcaataagaaaaatgatattttgaaaaagaaaatttaaaaaattaaacaaaattgtgaaaaaattgacaaattgtaaaaatatatatattttaaaaaagaaaactagattttgtattttgacaagaaaaattgaaaagttatataacaaaagtgagatttaaaaaatgatatttttaaaaagaaaatttaaaaaattaaacaaatttgtgaaaaaattgacaaattgtaaaaaatatatattttttaaaaaagaaaactgaattttgtattttgacaagaaaaattgaaaagttagataacaaaagtgagattttgatgatgtgttgtatatccttgccgccgctatgtttctccaacccatttttaggccgggtaataatgtaaaaatgtttaatttttaaaaatttgttggtaaaaattttatatatatacacacacacggaaacgctcacctgtgaaccagttcgtacgtactacatacgaacttttttgagaacccatcatacgtgatgtggatacaaaatctgaaccgttcatgtgaagcagcacctcgtgaaacccccagggaccaagttttactttgatataaaactttgatgggccttgaaaaatgaaaacaatttcctcacttgatttgcatttctctttgctatgacccaccagaattttagatcaaggtgaaaatttgttacagggggtttcatgggattccgcatcacatggaccgttcagattagacacccatgacacgtgtgcaaaggtgcgcacgtgcataggtgcgcaggggagcatgactctatatatatatatagtttttatatcatatgaatggaaattttttatatatataattaaaaggtaatatttaaatgatttgtaatatcacatgaaaaagaatattgaatagtttagaaattttaactgtgtttaagaaaaattttgagattttgaaaataaaaattcaaattttgtattttaaatttgatGGATTTTcctgatggatggagcagatgctAGACACAACCCAGTCGTGGACCTAGGGTTCGTGTCCCTTCACAAATTTCTACATGGGAAGATCCTAAGCTTTCAATAACTATCCATAAGTTGataataaagtaaaataattaAATGATTAAAGGTCAAATTAtatcaataaaaaattaaatcCCATTGTGGTTTCTTAGAATAAAGGGGATTTACTATTATGAGACACGTTTTGTACTTTAGCCTTGGGCTtggatcattaaaaaatgatccaagccgttcacatGATAGGTCTCACGTCCTTAGATTGAGTGACCCAAAAAAGAAATTTTACCTatcattgaaatatttcaacAAGTTGATCATTTGACTCTTTTTCTTTACAGATTTTCTCCTTTAACTTTTGAGTAATTAAatggttgaaatatttcaatctaGAAGTATTTTTGAACATCCTGTCTAAGGTGAATCACGTTGTCTAAATGATTTGGGTTATCATAAAGGACCCTAGTCCTACAACTAGAATACTAATGTATCCTATTGCAATCCGTCTTTATGTATTGTAGGAAAACTCTTATCTTTATCAATGGTCAAGTGCATCTCATACAATGGTATAGAATTTAGGGTGTGTTTATGTAACAGATGCACCCTTGAATATTGTTAGATGAACGCAATGTCTTTCAAATTTTGAATAGGTTTTATCTTTGTAAAAGATAACAACTAGTATTCAATTACTTTGCCTACAAGGCTTGTGAAAACATATGATAATTCATGAAAGTGATCCCATCACACTTTCCATATTCAATACACCTTTCTAAATTTTTTAATGTTATTAGAGCATTCGGTGGAAGAAATTTTTGATCATGGgagagtttttcttctctttctgcaGAATTTTTACTACATTCCTTCGCTTTCATTCCTCATTAGATTTGTGGTCCCCCACACACATTTTTTCTCAAACCTATGGGTTACCCTTTCAGAGTTGTGCATAAATCCAAATGAGAGAAATTTTCAACCCGGCACATCTCATGGTTGCTTGCTGGCTCTTCCATCACCCCATATCTTCTCCTTTTTTGGTCGAGTAGAGAAAAGTGTATTTGGGGTTGTGCCATCAAAAATTAATATTTGTATTCTTTAAAAAATTcttgtaaattatatatttattctTTAGCTTCATTAATGTATTTGGAacattaaaaaaatcatgttaTGTGACTGAGTTGATTAAagagagcatttttttttttgaaaccacGTATGCCGCCAGCATCTGCCACCCTTTCCTTGCGACAATAATGGTTGCCGCAGAGAGAGGTAGAGGTGCTGGTTGTGATGGAGACGAAGTGTAAGGCCAGAATCTTGGAGATGAAGAGACATAGAAGACCAGCAGAGATGCCGGCTATGGCCTCCATGGCTATCTCCCAGAAATACAGGTAAGGGTATATAAAATCCCCAATTATTGGATTCCAATCCGAGCTCTGGAAACTTGATCTTGTAATCCCTAATTGTGTGATTTAAATCCCTAATCCATGAACGAATATAAGGgatta containing:
- the LOC131238771 gene encoding low affinity inorganic phosphate transporter 4-like, producing MSSTPNLAVLSALDEARTQLYHVTTIVIAGMGFFTDAYDLFCISTISKLLGRLYYYEPGSGAPGKLPTPVNNFVVGVALVGTLTGQLVFGWLGDKLGRKKVYGITLILMVICAICSGLSFGSSAKSVIGTLCFFRFWLGFGIGGDYPLSATIMSEYANKKTRGAFIAAVFAMQGVGIIAAGLVSLTLSALFKYYYHAPSFQDDHILSTQPEADFMWRIVLMLGAVPALLTYYWRMKMPETGRYTAIIEGNAKQAAIDMGKVLSIEIQNEQEKVAQFRSVNEYSLLSNEFFARHGWHLIGTMSTWFLLDIAFYSQNLTQKDIFPAIGLTKPPKELNALEEVFYTSRAMFVIAMFGTFPGYWFTVFFIEKIGRFIIQLIGFFMMSLFMLIMGIKYDYLKEENKRLFAVLYGLTFFFANFGPNSTTFVLPAELFPTRVRSTCHAMSAAAGKAGAMVGVFAVQSYTSVGGTERIKTAMIVMAMTNMLGFFCTFLVTETKGRSLEEISGEDGGAARYVEKEAEMQDR